The following coding sequences lie in one Xanthomonas hyacinthi genomic window:
- the xopB gene encoding XopB/HopD1 family type III secretion system effector — protein MPSTTLIRSQSEPILTRNAALDQQATANGSQSARVPEHDHGSATNSPLENAPRRTLRRQASAPAIAQHTRNPGTPGLQTPLLASSSGQAGSPPSHAQAAGTPLHAGAVRRNAEGLLSDDPVVHALLAYVQADQEIPAEIASSDISSLELHAHPQLATAVDAFKRAFTVETADLVSHADASGRATEQIDADIHIAMLLKAIEQGARAFGPNASIEVEGRGSLPVDQFLASHAPTINSNDDLLGKFVNDKVRNDRDLLTRLGAQSLLHAATKKEFQLLGLAGSIGVSSGLGSAWELGVSQLLKNAMFGKGFSPSKYALQAAGIDSAPPALIETLDTLCVLSIIKGMKGEDWSLRDLLPKAMKAGAISSALSFPNNLLQYTGFKSRPADLAANTVTSEAAIFGAASGIPPELKESEELMRAGLFQSMKDGVIARPAGEASAKHTIEQMARHALDIAPGESTAVKSMGLAAIVGMMPLIASDKATGLASEQLLRIVRSAVFNPIEAIALNAIALGGRIKVPGLFDSDNAKHARVVQTILVRASQQMDAGNRTISAEELHRQLAPRSEFLRHMGAAIVKGMNLSMDAIPMLARKLGYGKAPLDARIPYQDLHAPAPVPQALP, from the coding sequence ATGCCTTCCACGACACTCATCCGCTCGCAATCCGAACCGATCCTTACCAGAAATGCCGCGCTGGACCAGCAAGCAACCGCGAATGGTTCGCAGTCTGCCCGTGTTCCGGAGCACGACCATGGCAGCGCCACCAACTCGCCGCTGGAGAATGCGCCGCGCCGCACATTGCGGCGCCAGGCATCGGCGCCAGCGATCGCCCAGCACACCCGCAATCCCGGCACGCCTGGCTTGCAGACTCCGCTGCTGGCTTCTTCCAGCGGCCAGGCCGGAAGCCCGCCGTCGCACGCCCAGGCCGCTGGCACGCCGTTGCATGCGGGCGCGGTGCGCCGGAACGCCGAGGGTCTGCTATCCGACGATCCGGTCGTCCATGCGCTGCTGGCGTATGTGCAGGCCGACCAGGAAATCCCGGCAGAGATCGCGAGCAGCGACATCTCCAGCCTGGAACTACACGCCCATCCCCAACTCGCGACCGCAGTGGACGCCTTCAAGCGCGCATTCACCGTCGAAACGGCGGACCTGGTGTCGCATGCCGATGCATCGGGTCGGGCAACCGAGCAGATCGATGCCGATATCCATATTGCGATGCTGCTGAAAGCCATAGAACAGGGCGCGCGGGCATTCGGGCCCAATGCGTCGATCGAGGTGGAAGGCCGCGGCAGCCTGCCTGTCGATCAGTTTCTGGCCTCGCATGCCCCCACGATCAACTCCAACGACGACCTGTTGGGCAAGTTCGTCAACGACAAGGTCCGCAACGACCGCGATCTGCTGACCCGCCTGGGCGCGCAGTCGCTGCTGCATGCCGCCACCAAGAAAGAGTTCCAGTTGCTCGGACTCGCAGGCAGCATCGGCGTCAGCAGCGGGCTGGGTTCGGCATGGGAACTGGGCGTGTCGCAACTGCTGAAGAACGCCATGTTCGGGAAAGGTTTTTCGCCAAGCAAATACGCCCTGCAAGCGGCAGGAATCGATTCGGCGCCACCCGCATTGATCGAGACGCTGGATACGCTCTGCGTGCTGTCGATCATCAAGGGCATGAAGGGCGAGGATTGGTCGTTGCGCGACCTGCTGCCCAAGGCCATGAAGGCCGGCGCCATCTCGTCGGCACTCTCGTTCCCCAACAATCTGTTGCAATACACCGGCTTCAAGTCCAGGCCGGCCGATCTTGCAGCGAACACGGTCACCAGCGAGGCAGCCATTTTCGGTGCGGCATCGGGGATCCCGCCCGAGTTGAAGGAGAGCGAGGAGCTCATGCGCGCGGGCCTGTTCCAGAGCATGAAGGACGGCGTGATAGCACGTCCCGCCGGTGAAGCCTCGGCGAAGCATACGATCGAACAGATGGCCAGACATGCACTGGATATCGCGCCAGGCGAAAGTACGGCGGTGAAATCCATGGGCCTGGCCGCCATCGTCGGCATGATGCCGTTGATCGCCAGCGACAAAGCGACCGGGCTGGCCTCGGAACAGCTGTTGCGCATCGTCCGCAGCGCCGTGTTCAACCCGATCGAGGCGATCGCGCTCAATGCGATCGCGCTGGGTGGCCGCATCAAGGTCCCGGGATTGTTCGACTCCGACAACGCCAAGCACGCGCGCGTCGTGCAGACGATTCTGGTCCGCGCCAGCCAACAGATGGATGCCGGCAATCGCACGATCAGCGCCGAGGAGTTGCATCGTCAGCTTGCGCCCCGGAGCGAGTTCCTGCGCCACATGGGCGCGGCCATCGTCAAGGGCATGAACTTGAGCATGGACGCCATCCCGATGCTGGCCCGCAAACTCGGCTATGGCAAGGCCCCGCTGGACGCGCGCATTCCGTACCAGGATCTGCACGCGCCTGCGCCCGTTCCGCAAGCCTTGCCGTGA
- the cydX gene encoding cytochrome bd-I oxidase subunit CydX, with product MWYFAWILGVGLASTAAILNGMWFEAREAAAADAAD from the coding sequence ATGTGGTATTTCGCCTGGATTCTCGGTGTCGGCCTGGCCTCCACCGCCGCCATCCTCAACGGCATGTGGTTCGAGGCGCGCGAGGCCGCCGCCGCGGACGCCGCGGACTGA
- the cydB gene encoding cytochrome d ubiquinol oxidase subunit II translates to MDFIALDYTTLRLIWWLLLGILLIGFAVMDGFDLGVGALLPFVAKTDAERRLVVNTIGPVWEGNQVWLVLGGGAIFAAWPPLYAVSFSGFYLAMFVILFALILRPVGFKFRGKLPSQRWRNGWDWALFIGGFIPALIMGVAVGNVVLGVPFHFDDTLRVFYTGSFFGLLMPFALLAGLLSVSMLVAHGAAMLVLKTDGPVAERAARYGSVAALLACALFAAGGVWVALGLPGYAVTSPVVTDGATNPLLKTAVLGEVGGWMHNYQAIPLTALAPLAGLLGLLLSALLLHRRRGGLAFIASGAAIAGIILTVGFAIFPFLLPSSSQPGSSLTVWDASSSRLTLWIMLLATVVFLPIVLGYTIWVYRVLKGKVSAASLDDNPNAY, encoded by the coding sequence ATGGACTTCATTGCATTGGACTACACCACGCTGCGCCTGATCTGGTGGCTGCTGCTCGGCATCCTGCTGATCGGTTTCGCGGTGATGGACGGTTTCGACCTGGGCGTCGGCGCGCTGCTGCCGTTCGTGGCAAAGACCGACGCCGAACGCCGGCTGGTGGTCAACACCATCGGCCCGGTCTGGGAAGGCAACCAGGTCTGGCTGGTGCTCGGCGGCGGCGCGATCTTCGCCGCCTGGCCGCCGCTGTACGCGGTCAGCTTCTCCGGCTTCTACCTGGCGATGTTCGTGATCCTGTTCGCGCTGATCCTGCGCCCGGTCGGGTTCAAGTTCCGCGGCAAGCTGCCCAGCCAGCGCTGGCGCAACGGCTGGGACTGGGCGCTGTTCATCGGCGGCTTCATCCCGGCGCTGATCATGGGCGTGGCGGTGGGCAACGTGGTGCTCGGCGTGCCGTTCCACTTCGACGACACGCTGCGGGTGTTCTACACCGGCAGCTTCTTCGGCCTGCTGATGCCGTTCGCGCTGCTCGCCGGCCTGCTCAGCGTGAGCATGCTGGTGGCGCACGGCGCGGCGATGCTGGTGCTGAAGACCGACGGCCCGGTGGCCGAGCGCGCGGCCCGCTACGGCAGCGTGGCGGCGCTGCTGGCCTGCGCGCTGTTCGCCGCCGGCGGCGTGTGGGTGGCGCTGGGCCTGCCCGGCTATGCGGTGACCTCGCCGGTGGTCACCGACGGCGCCACCAACCCGCTGCTGAAGACCGCAGTGCTGGGCGAGGTCGGCGGCTGGATGCACAACTACCAGGCGATACCGCTGACCGCACTGGCGCCGCTGGCCGGGCTGCTCGGCCTGCTGCTGAGCGCGCTGCTGCTGCATCGGCGCCGCGGCGGCCTGGCGTTCATCGCCTCGGGCGCGGCGATCGCCGGCATCATCCTCACCGTCGGCTTTGCGATCTTCCCGTTCCTGCTGCCCTCCTCCAGCCAGCCCGGCTCCAGCCTGACCGTGTGGGACGCCTCCAGCAGCCGCCTGACCCTGTGGATCATGCTGCTGGCCACGGTGGTGTTCCTGCCGATCGTGCTCGGCTACACCATCTGGGTGTACCGGGTGCTGAAGGGCAAGGTCAGCGCCGCCTCGCTGGACGACAACCCCAACGCGTACTGA
- a CDS encoding cytochrome ubiquinol oxidase subunit I, with protein MIDTAVVELSRLQFAMTAMYHFLFVPLTLGLSFMIAIMESVYVMTRKEVWRRMALFWGVLFGINFAMGVATGIVMEFQFGMNWSYYSHYVGDIFGAPLAIEGLMAFFLEATFIGLFFFGWNKLSPVKHLMVTWLMALGTNLSAVWILIANGWMQNPTGAVFNPDTMRMEVVDFMAVVFNPVAQAKFVHTVSAGYVTGAVFVMSISALFLLRGTHRDIARRSFAVAAAFGLASSLSVVVLGDESGYAANEHQKMKLAAIEAMWETEQAPADFTAFGIPNQATGKNDYAIKVPYLMGLVATRSLDTPIPGILELVKRAEHRIRGGQIAYGALQRLKADRNDVQAREVFDRHWQDLGHGLLLKRYRDDILNATPEEISKAALDTVPRVLPLFWTFRVMAGLGFYLIAFFIAAMWFSCRHTFEDKRWFLKLALWTLPAPWIAIECGWFVAEYGRQPWAVEGVLPTFYAASGLALHEILITLAGFVAIYTVLLVIEIKLMLKAIRKGPDALPALLQPTPRPAAPLAATAAAGQL; from the coding sequence ATGATCGACACCGCCGTCGTAGAGCTGTCGCGGCTGCAATTCGCCATGACCGCGATGTACCACTTCCTGTTCGTCCCGCTCACCCTCGGCCTGTCCTTCATGATCGCGATCATGGAGAGCGTGTACGTCATGACCCGCAAGGAGGTCTGGCGGCGCATGGCGCTGTTCTGGGGGGTGCTGTTCGGCATCAACTTCGCGATGGGCGTGGCCACCGGCATCGTGATGGAGTTCCAGTTCGGCATGAACTGGTCGTACTACAGCCACTACGTCGGCGACATCTTCGGCGCGCCGCTGGCGATCGAAGGGCTGATGGCGTTCTTCCTGGAAGCCACCTTCATCGGCCTGTTCTTCTTCGGCTGGAACAAGCTCTCGCCGGTCAAGCACCTGATGGTGACCTGGCTGATGGCGCTGGGCACCAACCTGTCGGCGGTGTGGATCCTGATCGCCAACGGCTGGATGCAGAATCCGACCGGGGCGGTGTTCAATCCGGACACGATGCGCATGGAAGTGGTCGATTTCATGGCGGTGGTGTTCAACCCGGTGGCGCAGGCCAAGTTCGTGCACACGGTCAGCGCCGGCTACGTGACCGGGGCGGTGTTCGTGATGTCGATCAGCGCGCTGTTCCTGCTGCGCGGCACGCACCGCGACATCGCGCGGCGCTCGTTCGCGGTGGCCGCCGCGTTCGGCCTGGCCTCCTCGCTGTCGGTGGTGGTGCTCGGCGACGAGAGCGGCTATGCCGCCAACGAACACCAGAAGATGAAGCTGGCCGCGATCGAGGCGATGTGGGAGACCGAACAGGCCCCGGCCGACTTCACCGCCTTCGGCATCCCCAACCAGGCCACCGGCAAGAACGATTACGCGATCAAGGTGCCGTACCTGATGGGCCTGGTCGCCACGCGCTCGCTGGACACGCCGATTCCCGGCATCCTGGAACTTGTCAAGCGCGCCGAGCACCGCATCCGCGGCGGCCAGATCGCCTACGGCGCGCTGCAACGGCTCAAGGCCGACCGCAACGACGTGCAGGCGCGCGAAGTGTTCGACCGCCACTGGCAGGACCTGGGCCACGGCCTGCTGCTCAAGCGCTATCGCGACGACATCCTCAACGCCACGCCGGAGGAGATCTCCAAGGCCGCGCTCGACACCGTGCCGCGCGTGCTGCCGCTGTTCTGGACGTTCCGGGTCATGGCCGGCCTGGGCTTCTACCTGATCGCCTTCTTCATCGCCGCGATGTGGTTCTCGTGCAGGCACACCTTCGAGGACAAGCGCTGGTTCCTGAAGCTGGCGCTGTGGACCCTGCCGGCGCCGTGGATCGCGATCGAATGCGGCTGGTTCGTCGCCGAGTACGGCCGCCAGCCGTGGGCGGTGGAAGGCGTGCTGCCCACCTTCTACGCCGCCTCCGGCCTGGCCCTGCACGAGATCCTGATCACCCTGGCCGGCTTCGTGGCGATCTACACCGTGCTGCTGGTCATCGAGATCAAGCTGATGCTCAAGGCAATCCGCAAGGGCCCGGACGCTCTGCCCGCGCTGCTGCAGCCGACCCCGCGCCCCGCCGCGCCCCTTGCCGCCACCGCGGCCGCCGGTCAACTCTGA
- the cydD gene encoding thiol reductant ABC exporter subunit CydD encodes MTDPAESSAAPPAESPHLRQQRVRWLASLGAAARGRQRVAALALSLSGALLIVQAGAIAWLLQALLVERRELQQALPAFALLALVLVVRALLGACAQRAAGDVADAAKFELRRRVYRRLLQRGPLWLRGQRNGELGELLLAHGDALDGYYAGYQPARLEVSVVPLLILLAVGWSDWVVGLLLLCTAPLVPIFMMLVGWGAEAAGRRQLRELARMGGHFADRLKGLGLLRLYGRGEDELRGIAAAAEGVRERTLKVLRIAFLSSTVLEFFASVSVAMVAMYLGLSYLGMIALHAAVPTLGVGVFCLLLAPEFYAPLRRLAAHYHDRANALAAAAEVERLLGELPDVAASASLPEGSLVAGAPSAPLRPVSPMPASATSAAAVPTVPAASVVPATPASMATPAAPAQALLHAEGLTLRPQGARCDALRDLSFSLQPGQRLALVGPSGSGKSTLLEALAGWLPPRAGSLHLRPGLRVGYAGQRPYLFHGSIADNLRLAAPQASAAQLQAAAEAAQVLRFAARLPLGLDTVIGERGFGLSGGEARRIGLARLLLRDPELLLLDEPTAFLDPDTEAELLRTLAAFSHGRSVIVATHSEAAMRWADRVLRLPARSVADAALGAAP; translated from the coding sequence TTGACCGATCCCGCCGAGTCGTCCGCCGCACCGCCTGCCGAGTCGCCGCACCTGCGGCAGCAACGCGTGCGCTGGCTGGCGTCGCTGGGCGCGGCGGCGCGCGGGCGCCAGCGCGTGGCGGCGCTGGCGCTCAGCCTGTCCGGGGCGCTGCTGATCGTGCAGGCCGGCGCCATCGCCTGGCTGCTGCAGGCGCTGTTGGTGGAGCGCCGTGAGCTGCAGCAGGCGCTGCCCGCCTTCGCGCTGCTGGCGCTGGTGCTGGTCGTGCGCGCGCTGCTCGGCGCGTGCGCGCAGCGCGCCGCTGGCGATGTCGCCGATGCGGCGAAGTTCGAACTGCGCCGGCGCGTGTACCGGCGCCTGCTGCAGCGCGGCCCGCTGTGGCTGCGCGGCCAGCGCAACGGCGAACTGGGCGAATTGCTGCTGGCGCACGGCGACGCGCTGGACGGCTACTACGCCGGCTACCAACCGGCGCGGCTGGAAGTGAGCGTGGTGCCGTTGCTGATCCTGCTCGCGGTCGGCTGGAGCGACTGGGTGGTGGGCCTGCTGCTGCTGTGCACCGCGCCGCTGGTGCCGATCTTCATGATGCTGGTCGGCTGGGGCGCCGAGGCCGCCGGGCGCCGCCAGCTGCGCGAGCTGGCGCGGATGGGCGGGCATTTCGCCGACCGGCTCAAGGGCCTGGGCCTGCTGCGCCTGTACGGCCGCGGCGAGGACGAACTGCGCGGCATCGCCGCCGCCGCCGAGGGCGTGCGCGAACGCACCCTGAAAGTGCTGCGCATCGCGTTCCTGTCTTCGACCGTGCTCGAGTTCTTCGCCTCGGTCAGCGTGGCGATGGTGGCGATGTACCTGGGCCTGAGCTACCTGGGCATGATCGCGCTGCATGCGGCGGTGCCGACCCTGGGCGTGGGCGTGTTCTGCCTGCTGCTGGCGCCGGAGTTCTACGCGCCGCTGCGGCGCCTGGCCGCGCACTACCACGACCGCGCCAACGCGCTGGCGGCGGCCGCCGAAGTGGAGCGCCTGCTCGGCGAGTTGCCGGATGTGGCGGCATCGGCGTCGCTGCCTGAGGGGTCGCTCGTTGCGGGCGCGCCGTCTGCGCCGTTGCGGCCGGTGTCGCCAATGCCTGCTTCCGCGACGTCAGCAGCCGCAGTGCCCACAGTGCCTGCAGCGTCGGTAGTGCCCGCAACGCCCGCATCGATGGCGACGCCAGCGGCTCCCGCGCAGGCACTGCTGCATGCCGAGGGCCTGACGCTGCGGCCACAAGGCGCGCGCTGCGATGCGCTGCGCGATCTGTCCTTCAGCCTGCAGCCCGGCCAGCGCCTGGCCCTGGTCGGACCCAGCGGCAGCGGCAAGAGCACGCTGCTCGAAGCCTTGGCCGGCTGGCTGCCGCCGCGTGCCGGCAGCCTGCACCTGCGGCCCGGGCTGCGCGTGGGCTACGCCGGGCAACGCCCGTACCTGTTCCACGGCAGCATCGCCGACAACCTGCGCCTGGCCGCGCCGCAGGCCAGCGCCGCGCAGCTGCAGGCCGCGGCCGAAGCGGCGCAGGTGCTGCGCTTCGCCGCGCGCCTGCCGCTGGGCCTGGACACCGTGATCGGCGAACGCGGCTTCGGCCTGTCCGGCGGCGAAGCGCGGCGCATCGGCCTGGCGCGGCTGCTGCTGCGCGATCCCGAACTGTTGCTGCTCGACGAACCCACCGCCTTCCTCGATCCGGACACCGAGGCCGAACTGCTGCGCACCCTGGCCGCCTTCAGCCACGGCCGCAGCGTGATCGTCGCCACCCACAGCGAGGCGGCGATGCGCTGGGCCGACCGCGTGCTGCGGCTGCCGGCACGCAGCGTGGCCGACGCCGCGCTCGGCGCCGCGCCATGA
- the cydC gene encoding thiol reductant ABC exporter subunit CydC — protein MSGPARDDLRSVFGRHLGRLLLTALLLLCTLLAGVGLLGLSGGFLTAAALAGVAGMGSGFNFFSPSAGIRALTFARIASRYGEKLVGHDATLRIARDLRVWFFRRALPLAPARLGASRTGELLARLMSDIGEVDGLVVRALAPLAALLGIGIVGVAAAAAIYRPAAMVLAVLALAIGAGVPWVVAYGGRVREQHRAQQREALRTLAYEGLEGAADLAALDAQADWIARVDASAQHLRTQDRRQRQRLIGGNALHALCAALGLLAMLWLALGAARAELIGAEQAAGLLFLSVALLEVWAGAGLAWQALQSGRVAAQRLQAIAGQTAPVADAAQPQSLPAAGEVRFDGVVFAWPGETRHVLDGIDLRIAPGERVAISGDSGSGKTTLSALLLRLWDPQHGSVRYAGVDLRALAQAQWHRRIAWLPQGAPVFAGSVRDNLRLGAADADDATLQRALADVRLDAWLHEVGGLDAWLGENGATMSAGQARRLALARALLRNAPLLVLDEPTEGLDVDTAQALLRDLTQALGQRSLLLISHDALPEGVVHTRYRMQQGRLLADP, from the coding sequence ATGAGCGGCCCCGCACGCGACGACCTGCGCAGCGTGTTCGGCCGCCACCTCGGCCGCCTGCTGCTGACCGCGCTGCTGCTGTTGTGCACGCTGCTGGCCGGGGTCGGCCTGCTCGGCCTGTCCGGCGGCTTCCTGACCGCCGCGGCGCTGGCCGGCGTGGCCGGCATGGGCAGCGGTTTCAACTTCTTCTCGCCCTCGGCGGGCATCCGCGCGCTGACCTTCGCCCGCATCGCCTCGCGCTACGGCGAGAAGCTGGTCGGCCACGACGCCACCTTGCGCATCGCCCGCGACCTGCGCGTGTGGTTCTTCCGCCGCGCGCTGCCGTTGGCGCCGGCCAGACTCGGCGCCAGCCGCACCGGCGAACTGCTGGCGCGCTTGATGTCGGATATCGGCGAGGTCGATGGCCTGGTGGTGCGCGCATTGGCGCCGCTGGCGGCACTGCTCGGCATCGGCATCGTCGGTGTGGCCGCGGCGGCGGCGATCTATCGGCCGGCAGCGATGGTGCTGGCAGTGCTGGCGCTGGCGATCGGCGCCGGCGTGCCGTGGGTGGTCGCGTACGGCGGCCGCGTGCGCGAGCAGCACCGCGCGCAGCAGCGCGAGGCGCTGCGCACGCTGGCCTACGAAGGCCTGGAAGGCGCCGCCGACCTGGCCGCGCTGGATGCGCAGGCCGACTGGATCGCGCGCGTGGACGCCAGCGCGCAGCACCTGCGCACGCAGGATCGCCGCCAGCGGCAGCGCCTGATCGGCGGCAATGCGCTGCACGCGCTGTGCGCCGCGCTGGGCTTGTTGGCGATGCTGTGGCTGGCGCTGGGCGCGGCGCGTGCCGAACTGATCGGTGCCGAACAGGCGGCCGGGCTGCTGTTCCTGAGCGTGGCCCTGCTCGAAGTCTGGGCCGGTGCCGGCCTGGCCTGGCAGGCGCTGCAATCCGGCCGCGTCGCCGCGCAGCGGCTGCAGGCGATTGCCGGCCAGACCGCGCCGGTGGCCGACGCCGCGCAGCCGCAGTCGCTGCCCGCCGCCGGCGAGGTGCGCTTCGACGGCGTGGTCTTCGCCTGGCCCGGCGAAACCCGGCACGTGCTCGACGGCATCGACCTGCGCATCGCACCGGGCGAGCGCGTCGCGATCAGCGGCGACAGCGGCAGCGGCAAGACCACCTTGTCGGCGCTGCTGCTGCGGCTGTGGGATCCGCAGCACGGCAGCGTCCGTTATGCCGGCGTGGACCTGCGCGCGCTGGCCCAGGCGCAATGGCACCGGCGCATCGCCTGGCTGCCGCAGGGCGCGCCGGTGTTCGCCGGCAGCGTGCGCGACAACCTGCGCCTGGGCGCGGCCGACGCCGACGACGCCACGTTGCAGCGCGCGCTCGCCGACGTGCGCCTGGACGCATGGCTGCACGAGGTCGGCGGCCTGGATGCATGGCTGGGCGAGAACGGCGCGACCATGTCCGCCGGCCAGGCGCGGCGCCTGGCCCTGGCCCGCGCGCTGCTGCGCAACGCGCCGCTGCTGGTGCTGGACGAACCCACCGAAGGCCTGGACGTGGACACCGCGCAGGCCTTGCTGCGCGACCTGACCCAGGCGCTGGGCCAGCGCAGCCTGCTATTGATCAGCCACGACGCGCTGCCCGAAGGCGTGGTGCATACGCGCTACCGGATGCAGCAGGGGCGGCTGCTAGCCGATCCGTAG
- the metX gene encoding homoserine O-acetyltransferase MetX: protein MTEFIPPGSRFLALPSPFPMKRGGQLREARVAYETWGTLAADRSNAILIVTGLSPDAHAAAHADDPSPGWWEAMLGAGKPIDTQRWFVICVNSLGSCKGSTGPSSPDPDDARPYRLRFPELSIEDVADAAAHVVRALGIDRLACLIGNSMGGMTALALLRRHPGLARSHVNISGSAQALPFSIAIRSLQREAIRLDPNWNGGDYDEATYPESGMRMARKLGVITYRSALEWDGRFGRVRLDSDQADEDPFGLEFQVESYLEGHARRFVRRFDPNCYLYLSRSMDWFDLAEYAGGDVLAGLATIRIERALAIGANTDILFPVQQQQQIADGLRAGGADAQFLGLDSPQGHDAFLVDFARFGPAVKGFLDAL, encoded by the coding sequence ATGACCGAATTCATTCCTCCCGGCAGCCGCTTCCTCGCCCTGCCCTCGCCGTTCCCGATGAAGCGCGGCGGCCAGCTGCGCGAGGCGCGTGTCGCCTACGAGACCTGGGGCACGCTGGCGGCGGACCGCAGCAACGCGATCCTGATCGTCACCGGCCTGTCGCCCGACGCGCACGCCGCCGCGCATGCCGACGATCCCAGTCCCGGCTGGTGGGAGGCGATGCTCGGCGCCGGCAAGCCGATCGACACGCAGCGCTGGTTCGTGATCTGCGTGAACTCGCTGGGCAGTTGCAAGGGCTCGACCGGCCCGTCCTCGCCGGATCCGGACGACGCGCGGCCGTATCGCCTGCGCTTCCCGGAACTGTCGATCGAGGACGTCGCCGATGCCGCCGCGCACGTGGTGCGCGCGCTGGGCATCGACCGGCTGGCGTGCCTGATCGGCAACTCGATGGGCGGCATGACCGCGCTGGCGCTGCTGCGCCGGCATCCGGGGCTGGCGCGCAGCCACGTCAACATCTCCGGCAGCGCGCAGGCGCTGCCGTTCTCGATCGCGATCCGCTCGCTGCAGCGCGAGGCGATCCGCCTGGATCCGAACTGGAATGGCGGCGACTACGACGAGGCCACGTATCCGGAGTCGGGCATGCGCATGGCGCGCAAGCTCGGCGTCATCACCTACCGCTCGGCGCTGGAATGGGATGGCCGCTTCGGCCGCGTGCGGCTGGACTCGGACCAGGCCGACGAGGATCCGTTCGGCCTGGAATTCCAGGTCGAAAGCTATCTGGAAGGCCATGCGCGGCGCTTCGTGCGCCGCTTCGATCCGAACTGCTATCTGTACCTGAGCCGCTCGATGGACTGGTTCGACCTGGCCGAATACGCCGGCGGCGACGTACTCGCCGGACTGGCGACGATCCGCATCGAACGCGCGCTGGCGATCGGCGCCAACACCGACATCCTGTTCCCGGTGCAACAGCAACAGCAGATCGCCGACGGCCTGCGCGCCGGCGGCGCCGACGCGCAGTTCCTGGGCCTGGACTCGCCGCAGGGACACGACGCGTTCCTGGTCGATTTCGCGCGCTTCGGGCCGGCGGTGAAGGGATTCCTGGATGCGTTGTAG
- a CDS encoding tetratricopeptide repeat protein yields the protein MLSWGMHAAAAVLAALVFGAVLWPLRRGRGRGDAALLGVAVLALGVAAAALYALVGTPRALQAQNREAPRNLEDGVAQLQAALAKDPTRADGWALLARSQMSLGRPGEAAAAFTRAVQLAPDDAQWLVQAAEARALAAPQRQFDAQGIAWLRHALQVEPNNERAAWFLGIAQRQRGQHAEAAATWEALLPRVDAATAAALRPQIDAARADAGLPALPAAAPGAAATATAGATAAPNAAASSAPTAAGTLTVAVSLDPEFAARVRLRGDASVFVIARVPGGPPMPVAVQKHPLQALPLRVTLSDADSPMPTQKLSQLKQVQVLARLSASGNAMRQEDDLESAPVTVTLPAATPVELVIGKP from the coding sequence ATGCTGAGCTGGGGCATGCATGCCGCCGCGGCGGTGCTGGCCGCGCTCGTCTTCGGCGCGGTGCTGTGGCCGTTGCGGCGCGGCCGCGGCCGCGGCGACGCGGCGCTGCTCGGCGTCGCGGTGCTGGCGCTGGGCGTGGCCGCTGCCGCGCTGTATGCGCTGGTCGGCACGCCGCGCGCGCTGCAGGCGCAGAACCGCGAAGCGCCGCGCAATCTCGAAGACGGCGTGGCGCAGCTGCAGGCGGCGCTGGCCAAGGATCCCACTCGCGCCGACGGCTGGGCGCTGCTGGCGCGCTCGCAGATGTCGCTGGGCCGCCCCGGCGAGGCCGCCGCCGCATTCACGCGCGCGGTGCAGCTGGCGCCGGACGACGCGCAATGGCTGGTGCAGGCGGCCGAAGCGCGCGCGCTGGCCGCGCCGCAACGGCAGTTCGACGCACAGGGCATCGCCTGGCTGCGGCACGCCTTGCAGGTCGAACCGAACAACGAGCGTGCCGCCTGGTTCCTGGGCATCGCGCAACGCCAGCGCGGCCAGCATGCCGAGGCCGCGGCGACCTGGGAAGCGCTGCTGCCGCGCGTGGATGCGGCCACCGCCGCCGCGCTGCGCCCGCAGATCGACGCGGCACGCGCCGATGCCGGCTTGCCGGCGCTGCCGGCTGCTGCGCCAGGCGCAGCGGCAACGGCCACGGCAGGCGCGACGGCCGCGCCGAACGCGGCAGCCTCGTCTGCACCCACCGCTGCCGGCACGCTCACCGTGGCGGTGTCGCTGGACCCGGAATTCGCCGCACGCGTGCGCCTGCGCGGCGACGCCAGCGTGTTCGTGATCGCGCGCGTGCCCGGTGGCCCGCCGATGCCGGTCGCGGTGCAGAAGCATCCGCTGCAGGCGCTGCCGCTGCGCGTCACCCTGAGCGATGCCGACAGCCCGATGCCGACGCAGAAACTGTCGCAGCTCAAGCAAGTGCAGGTGCTGGCGCGGCTCTCGGCCAGCGGCAACGCGATGCGCCAGGAAGACGACCTGGAATCGGCGCCGGTGACGGTGACGCTGCCGGCGGCGACGCCGGTGGAGCTGGTGATCGGCAAGCCATGA